The region TGGGAacaaaattgaagaattgaCTAGGCCAgcaaaaatactattttttgcCTTTCATTGATGCCCTGAATCCTCTGTTTATCCATCTAGCATATGTGTTCCCTCCATCACTTAATCATTTGAAAATGtcaattttcattttccatACGAAATTGTCACTCGTGTACCTGCGATTTATGTGCTCAATAAAGGTATTTTCTACATCAGAAAGGAAAAAATCGTGGTGGTTATCAACCAACCGCACAAGCATCGAAAGTCACCTAGCACTAGGATTCAAAACGACTCAAAAATACGAAGAGGATGAACTATTAGGAAAACCActattctataattttttccctttacATAAAGTGAATGGTACGGTTAATACACATAAAAGGcatgtaatgaaaaatatagcATATCAAGTTGAAGCTTCTAATATTAGATGTACAATTTCTAATATTAGATGTACACTTCTTACCTCGGTTACATCTACCCCCACCAGCTACTTAAAATAGGCAAAGTACAAGCACATATTTTGACTCGCACCTTGTAAAGCTCCTTTCAACACCATTTGCAATGATGCAGTTCTTGAACAATTATTAGTAATCAAGTTCCTCTTGTCGAGTTTATATGATGGTCAGCAAGCCATGCCTTTCTTGAAACTCGTCAATAAACTCCATAAAATTCTTAATGGGCATGTGGAAAGAATGTCTCCGAGGAATATAATCATTTGGTCACCAACCCCAATAATGGCTTGTTCACCCCAAAACTTGAAACACGGGCATCGCAAACAAATTTATAGGGCACTATCTGGGTGTTTTGACCAGCTGTCTCTCGGTTCTCAGCAGCAATAGTCGTCATCAGCTCATGCTCATCTTGCACCATAGATATGTCCATTGCTTGCAACTAACAGTGGGCCGTGGATTTCCATCTTTTCACCGTATGCCCTGGTTCTCGGCCATGATAGTCATCATTGGTTCATGATCTTCTTGCACCATATGATTGGTCAATATATGCAATAACTCATAAATTACTTGACTCTGGGGATGAGAATGGTCTCTAGAAACAAACTCATGGACTGCACCGTTGAGTTCAATGGAGCTGCATCCAGGATTTTTTTGCATACCTCTTACTTTCATCTCTCTCCTCAACTTCCCAGAAATATCCCATCTATTAACTGCTGCATAAACATTGGAGAAAAGCACGTAGTTCATGTCATTTTGTGGCTCCATCTTAATTAAAATCCTCCCAACTTGCTCTCCCAGCTCGACATTTCTGTGTAGTTTACAAGCACTGAGGAGGGCTCTCCATATAGCTGGATCCGCTTTCACAGGCATTGTTTCAACAACCCGAAATGCATCATACAACAGACCTGCACGACCTAGTAAATCTACAATGCATCCATAATGCTCCAttcttggttttggtttctGATTTTCCACCATTCTATTAAATATCTGCAACCCAACGTCAACAAGACCTGAATGAGTACACGCTGCTAAAATGTTGATGTACGTAATTTCACTCGGTTCAATTCCACACTCTATCATCTTGGCGAAGAGCTCAATAGCTTTCTCCCCAAACGAGTGCATTGCCAGCCCACCAATCATAGAACTCCACACAAATACCTTCTTATCCCCTGTTTCTTGAAAAACTTTCCAGGCCATGTCAATTCGCCCACATTTACTGTACATATCAATCAAAGCTGTTGATAAATGGGCATCAACTTTGATCCCATGTTTATCTATATACATGTGGAGCCAACGACCCTGATCCAAAGCCCCCAGCCTAGCACATGCAGAGAGCAAAGTCGTTACTATGACCTCATCCATTTTAACTTTAGCAACTTGCATCTCCTTGAAAAGCTCCAAAGCCTTACTATAACAACCAATTTGTATATAACCCTTAATCAATGCACTCCAAGAAACCAAGTTCCTTTTcggcatttcatcaaacaaacaaGATGCCTCACTCAAAAAACCAGCATCAGCGTAACCCACAAGCATTATAGTCCAAGACACAACATCTCTTTCAGGCATTTCATCAAAAAGCCTTCGTGCCTCATCCAAATCTCCTGACTTCACATACCCGTTAATCAAGCAATTCCAAGAAACAACATCAGGACcctcaattttatcaaatactCGACGAACCACAATCCCCACCTCCCCTACTTTCCCATAAAAATCCAACAAAGAATTCCAAGAATGAACACCAAACTCAAAAGGA is a window of Populus nigra chromosome 10, ddPopNigr1.1, whole genome shotgun sequence DNA encoding:
- the LOC133704201 gene encoding pentatricopeptide repeat-containing protein At4g18840-like, whose protein sequence is MSISSSAPYLSPIPSKTTALNSQQKQQLRKPDHAISLLQNCKNPKDLIQLHTLLIKTSLIKEKYAFGRLLLSFASFDNLGSLNYAQKLFDTVDIPRNSFMYTTMIKAYANFGNPREAFAFYSRMLCDQHYVYPNDFTFTYVFSACSKFSGVFEGKQAHAQMIKFPFEFGVHSWNSLLDFYGKVGEVGIVVRRVFDKIEGPDVVSWNCLINGYVKSGDLDEARRLFDEMPERDVVSWTIMLVGYADAGFLSEASCLFDEMPKRNLVSWSALIKGYIQIGCYSKALELFKEMQVAKVKMDEVIVTTLLSACARLGALDQGRWLHMYIDKHGIKVDAHLSTALIDMYSKCGRIDMAWKVFQETGDKKVFVWSSMIGGLAMHSFGEKAIELFAKMIECGIEPSEITYINILAACTHSGLVDVGLQIFNRMVENQKPKPRMEHYGCIVDLLGRAGLLYDAFRVVETMPVKADPAIWRALLSACKLHRNVELGEQVGRILIKMEPQNDMNYVLFSNVYAAVNRWDISGKLRREMKVRGMQKNPGCSSIELNGAVHEFVSRDHSHPQSQVIYELLHILTNHMVQEDHEPMMTIMAENQGIR